In Camelus ferus isolate YT-003-E chromosome 10, BCGSAC_Cfer_1.0, whole genome shotgun sequence, the following proteins share a genomic window:
- the LOC102517712 gene encoding LOW QUALITY PROTEIN: olfactory receptor 52B2-like (The sequence of the model RefSeq protein was modified relative to this genomic sequence to represent the inferred CDS: substituted 1 base at 1 genomic stop codon) — protein MFGANLTIFHPTVFILLGILGLENYHTWLSIPFCLMYITAVLGNGALILVVLHEHTLHEPMYIFLSMLAGTDILLSTTTVPKALAIFWFHAGEISSDACITQMFFIHVAFVAESGILLAMAFDRYVAICTPLRYTAVLTPIAIVKMTLAIWGRSTGTIFPIIFLLKRLPYCRTNIPHSYCEHIGVARLACADITVNIWYGFSVPMAPVLVDVALIGISYSLTLXAVFRLPSQDARHKALNTCGSHTGVIFIFFIPSFFTFLTHCFGKNIPHHIHILLANLYVLITPMLNPIIYGAKTKQIRDSMAHMLSTGGKS, from the coding sequence AGAACTACCACACCTGGCTTTCCATCCCATTCTGTCTCATGTACATCACTGCCGTCTTGGGAAATGGAGCCCTTATCCTCGTTGTCCTCCATGAACACACGCTCCATGAACCCATGTATATCTTCCTCTCCATGCTGGCTGGCACTGACATCCTGCTGTCCACTACCACTGTGCCCAAGGCCTTGGCTATCTTCTGGTTCCATGCTGGGGAAATTTCCTCTGATGCCTGCATCACTCAGATGTTTTTCATTCACGTTGCCTTTGTGGCTGAGTCAGGAATCCTGCTGGCCATGGCGtttgaccgctatgtggccattTGTACTCCCTTGAGGTACACAGCCGTCTTAACTCCTATTGCTATTGTAAAAATGACCCTGGCAATCTGGGGACGGAGCACTGGGACCATTTTCCCTATCATATTCCTGCTGAAGAGGCTGCCATACTGTCGGACCAATATCCCCCACTCATACTGTGAGCACATTGGGGTGGCCAGATTGGCCTGTGCTGATATCACTGTCAATATCTGGTATGGCTTCTCTGTGCCAATGGCACCAGTTTTGGTAGATGTTGCACTCATTGGCATTTCCTACTCTTTGACCCTCTAAGCTGTGTTTAGACTTCCTTCCCAGGATGCCCGGCACAAGGCTCTCAATACTTGTGGTTCCCACACTGgagtcattttcatctttttcatcccATCCTTTTTTACCTTCCTGACCCATTGCTTTGGCAAGAATATCCCCCACCATATTCATATCCTTCTGGCAAATCTTTATGTGTTAATTACCCCCATGCTTAACCCTATCATCTATGGAGCAAAGACCAAACAGATAAGAGACAGTATGGCTCACATGCTATCTACTGGGGGGAAATCTTGA